From the Streptomyces sp. Tu 2975 genome, one window contains:
- a CDS encoding VOC family protein: protein MITTDFVPGSPCWLDLGAPDIDAAAAFYGAVFGWQARPFDQEASSYKSFRLDDKVVGAVGQLTEEGARPAWTVYFHTSDIDSTVKAVEQAGGSVRTSPSEVSDEGRFAQLTDPQGAQFAVWQPGSYPGIQLADAPGSLGWVELYTTDSTAAQTFYGTVFGWSGQDMELPGDGGTYTMVTPKDQPAERMFGGIMAVPQMFSSGENRPYWHPVFGTADCDATVALVREKGGSVSMGPEDAEGVGRLAVCNDPAGAEFVVLTPSPAPTS from the coding sequence GTGATCACCACTGACTTCGTGCCCGGCTCCCCCTGCTGGCTCGACCTCGGCGCCCCCGACATCGACGCGGCGGCTGCCTTCTACGGCGCAGTCTTCGGCTGGCAGGCCCGGCCGTTCGACCAGGAGGCGAGCAGCTACAAGTCGTTCCGTCTCGACGACAAGGTGGTGGGAGCCGTCGGGCAGCTCACCGAGGAAGGCGCCCGCCCGGCCTGGACGGTCTACTTCCACACTTCCGACATCGACTCCACCGTCAAGGCGGTCGAGCAGGCCGGCGGCTCGGTGCGCACTTCGCCCTCCGAGGTGTCGGACGAAGGGCGGTTCGCCCAGCTCACCGACCCGCAAGGGGCCCAGTTCGCGGTCTGGCAGCCGGGCTCGTACCCGGGGATCCAACTGGCCGACGCCCCCGGCAGCCTCGGCTGGGTGGAGCTCTACACCACCGACTCGACCGCCGCGCAGACCTTCTACGGCACCGTCTTCGGCTGGTCCGGCCAGGACATGGAACTCCCCGGCGACGGCGGCACGTACACGATGGTCACGCCGAAGGACCAGCCGGCCGAGCGGATGTTCGGCGGCATCATGGCCGTCCCCCAGATGTTCTCGTCGGGCGAGAACCGGCCGTACTGGCACCCCGTCTTCGGCACCGCGGACTGCGACGCCACGGTCGCCCTCGTGCGGGAGAAGGGCGGCTCGGTCTCGATGGGTCCCGAGGACGCGGAGGGCGTCGGCCGGCTGGCGGTGTGCAACGACCCGGCCGGGGCGGAGTTCGTCGTGCTCACCCCGTCCCCGGCCCCGACGTCCTGA
- a CDS encoding SGNH/GDSL hydrolase family protein, translating to MARRIAAGAAYGGGSIGLLGAAAVGLVLAEVQLAKRTVGGGRAPVPPRGDGLYGLAFGRENPLHLGLLGDSTAAGQGVRRAGQTPGALLASGLAAVAERPVEVRNIALPGAQSDDLERQVTQLLADRSRTPDVCVIMIGANDVTHRMPPTESVRYLAAAVRRLRTAGAEVVVGTCPDLGTIEPVYQPLRWMARRVSRQLAAAQTIVVVEQGGRTVSLGDLLGPEFAANPREMFGVDSYHPSAEGYATAAMAMLPTLCAVLGLWPETDVLDADRDEGMLPVARAAATAAAEAGTEVTGARAPWALLKHRRRRRLPPAAETSPAAPHVEPARGHAGPTN from the coding sequence GTGGCGCGGCGCATCGCGGCCGGCGCCGCGTACGGCGGGGGCAGCATCGGGCTGCTCGGGGCGGCGGCGGTGGGCCTGGTGCTGGCCGAGGTCCAGCTGGCCAAACGCACCGTCGGCGGGGGCCGGGCACCCGTCCCTCCGCGCGGCGACGGTCTCTACGGGCTGGCCTTCGGCCGGGAGAACCCACTGCATCTCGGCCTCCTCGGTGACTCGACCGCGGCCGGCCAGGGTGTGCGCAGGGCGGGCCAGACCCCCGGGGCGCTGCTGGCGTCCGGGCTGGCGGCGGTGGCGGAGCGGCCGGTGGAGGTCCGCAACATCGCGCTGCCCGGGGCGCAGTCCGACGACCTCGAGCGGCAGGTGACGCAGCTGCTCGCGGACCGGTCACGTACCCCGGACGTGTGCGTGATCATGATCGGCGCCAACGACGTCACCCACCGAATGCCGCCGACGGAGTCCGTGCGCTACCTGGCCGCCGCCGTCCGCAGACTGCGGACGGCGGGGGCGGAGGTGGTCGTCGGCACCTGCCCCGACCTCGGGACGATCGAGCCGGTCTACCAGCCGCTGCGCTGGATGGCCCGCCGCGTGAGCCGCCAGCTGGCCGCGGCCCAGACCATCGTGGTGGTGGAGCAGGGCGGGCGGACGGTCTCGCTGGGAGATCTGCTCGGCCCCGAGTTCGCGGCGAACCCGCGCGAGATGTTCGGGGTGGACAGTTACCACCCGTCGGCCGAGGGCTACGCGACGGCAGCCATGGCGATGCTGCCGACGCTGTGCGCGGTGCTCGGCCTGTGGCCGGAGACCGACGTGCTGGACGCGGACCGGGACGAGGGCATGCTGCCGGTGGCCAGGGCGGCCGCGACGGCCGCTGCCGAGGCGGGCACGGAGGTCACGGGCGCCCGCGCGCCCTGGGCCCTGCTCAAGCACCGCCGTCGCCGGCGCCTGCCTCCTGCCGCGGAGACGTCTCCCGCCGCCCCGCACGTGGAGCCCGCGAGGGGCCACGCGGGTCCCACGAACTGA
- a CDS encoding Bax inhibitor-1/YccA family protein translates to MRSSNPVFSRRGFSRDNGYAGFNAQQQPQAGGPAVGTNPYAQGAGNPYATNPYAPADTQYGAPAPVRTDAMTMDDVVTRTGMTLGTVVLGAVLAWAVLPVSPSSYGIAIGSALVAFVLAIVQSFKRTPSPALILSYAAFEGIFLGVISEMYNSRWDGAPFQAVLGTMAVTGAMLFVYKQRWIRVTARYARIGMTIAIAFIAVMAVNLLLVVFGVAEDGGLRSFGPLGAIVGILAILIGCFFLTLNFKEIEDGITYGAPRQESWLAAFGLTVTLVWIYLEMLRLVAIFSGDD, encoded by the coding sequence ATGAGGAGCAGCAACCCGGTCTTCTCGCGACGGGGGTTCAGCCGCGACAACGGCTACGCCGGCTTCAACGCGCAGCAGCAGCCGCAGGCCGGGGGCCCCGCCGTAGGAACCAACCCCTACGCACAGGGCGCCGGCAACCCTTACGCGACCAACCCCTACGCCCCCGCGGACACCCAGTACGGCGCCCCGGCGCCCGTCCGCACGGACGCCATGACGATGGACGACGTCGTCACGCGTACCGGCATGACGCTGGGCACCGTGGTTCTCGGCGCGGTCCTCGCCTGGGCCGTCCTGCCGGTTTCCCCCAGCAGCTACGGCATCGCCATCGGCTCGGCCCTCGTGGCCTTCGTCCTCGCGATCGTCCAGTCCTTCAAGCGCACTCCGTCGCCCGCGCTGATCCTGAGCTACGCGGCCTTCGAGGGCATCTTCCTCGGCGTGATCAGCGAGATGTACAACAGTCGCTGGGACGGCGCGCCCTTCCAGGCGGTGCTCGGCACCATGGCCGTCACCGGCGCCATGCTGTTCGTGTACAAGCAGCGCTGGATCCGGGTCACCGCGCGGTACGCCCGCATCGGTATGACCATCGCGATCGCCTTCATCGCCGTGATGGCGGTGAACCTGCTGCTCGTGGTCTTCGGCGTCGCCGAGGACGGCGGTCTGCGCAGCTTCGGTCCGCTCGGTGCGATCGTCGGCATCCTGGCCATCCTGATCGGCTGCTTCTTCCTCACCCTGAACTTCAAGGAGATCGAGGACGGCATCACCTACGGCGCGCCGCGCCAGGAGTCCTGGCTGGCCGCCTTCGGCCTGACCGTGACGCTGGTGTGGATCTACCTGGAGATGCTGCGGCTCGTGGCGATCTTCAGCGGCGACGACTAG
- a CDS encoding ABC transporter ATP-binding protein: protein MTTTPIAHRATAVAARATDLSKVYGQGETQVVALNHVSVDFRQAEFTAIMGPSGSGKSTLMHCVAGLDSFSSGSVRIGETELGSLKDKQLTQLRRDKIGFIFQAFNLLPTLTAMENITLPMDIAGRKPDREWLERVIDMVGLRDRLGHRPTQLSGGQQQRVAVARALASRPEIIFGDEPTGNLDSRSGAEVLGFLRNSVRELGQTVVMVTHDPVAASYADRVIFLADGAIVDEMLSPTADSVLDRMKAFDAKGRTS from the coding sequence GTGACCACCACCCCCATCGCTCACCGCGCCACCGCAGTGGCCGCCCGCGCCACGGACCTGTCCAAGGTGTACGGACAGGGCGAGACCCAGGTGGTCGCGCTGAACCATGTGAGCGTCGACTTCCGGCAGGCCGAGTTCACCGCGATCATGGGCCCGTCCGGCTCCGGCAAGTCGACGCTGATGCACTGCGTCGCCGGGCTGGACTCCTTCAGCTCCGGTTCCGTGCGCATCGGGGAGACGGAGCTCGGCAGCCTGAAGGACAAGCAGCTGACGCAGCTGCGCCGCGACAAGATCGGCTTCATCTTCCAGGCGTTCAACCTGCTGCCGACGCTGACCGCGATGGAGAACATCACGCTGCCCATGGACATCGCGGGCCGTAAGCCCGACCGGGAGTGGCTGGAGCGGGTCATCGACATGGTGGGCCTGCGTGACCGGCTCGGCCACCGGCCGACCCAGCTCTCGGGCGGCCAGCAGCAGCGCGTCGCCGTCGCCCGTGCCCTGGCGTCCCGACCGGAGATCATCTTCGGTGACGAGCCGACCGGAAACCTCGACTCACGGTCCGGCGCCGAGGTGCTCGGCTTCCTGCGCAACTCCGTGCGCGAGCTCGGCCAGACCGTGGTCATGGTGACCCACGACCCGGTGGCCGCCTCCTACGCCGACCGGGTGATCTTCCTGGCGGACGGCGCGATCGTCGACGAGATGCTCAGCCCCACCGCCGACAGCGTCCTCGACCGGATGAAGGCCTTCGACGCCAAAGGCCGCACGAGCTGA
- a CDS encoding cyclopropane-fatty-acyl-phospholipid synthase family protein has product MADAALRLTTLAEELLGAPLPVRVRAWDGSEAGPPGAPTLVVRHRRALRRLLWRPGELGLARAWVAGEVDVDGDLYEALDLLAGIFWERGDERQSVVRAVRAARDPRLRAAALGLLKLGGRLPPPPPPAEEVRRRTGPLHTKRRDKEAISHHYDVGNDFYELVLGPSMVYSCAYWDEAGTLEEAQRDKLDLVCRKLGLKEGDRLLDVGCGWGSLAVHAAREYGARVTGVTLSREQAVYARKRIADEGLTDRIEIRVQDYRDVRDGPYDAVSSIGMAEHVGRVRYREYADQLFSLLVPGGRLLNHQIARRPEKNESAYRIDEFIDRYVFPDGELAPLGRTVATLEDAGFEVRDVHGIREHYARTLRAWVANLEKAWPEAARSTSVGRARVWRLYMAASAVSFERNRIGVNQILAVRTPGSGSSEVPLRSRDWR; this is encoded by the coding sequence ATGGCCGACGCCGCACTGCGGCTGACCACTCTCGCCGAGGAACTGCTGGGGGCACCGCTCCCGGTCCGCGTCCGCGCCTGGGACGGCAGCGAAGCCGGGCCGCCGGGCGCGCCCACCCTCGTCGTACGCCACCGGCGTGCCCTGCGGCGGCTGTTGTGGCGGCCGGGCGAGCTGGGGCTCGCTCGGGCCTGGGTCGCCGGGGAGGTCGACGTCGACGGCGATCTGTACGAGGCCCTGGACCTGCTCGCCGGGATCTTCTGGGAGCGTGGCGACGAGCGGCAGAGCGTGGTGCGTGCGGTACGCGCCGCGCGTGACCCGAGGCTGCGGGCGGCCGCCCTCGGTCTGCTGAAGCTCGGCGGGCGGTTGCCCCCGCCGCCCCCGCCCGCCGAGGAGGTGCGCCGCCGTACCGGCCCGCTCCACACCAAGCGGCGCGACAAGGAGGCAATCAGCCACCACTACGACGTCGGCAACGACTTCTACGAGCTCGTGCTCGGGCCGTCCATGGTCTACTCGTGCGCCTACTGGGACGAGGCGGGCACCTTGGAGGAGGCCCAGCGCGACAAGCTCGACCTGGTCTGCCGCAAGCTCGGGCTGAAGGAGGGCGACCGGCTCCTCGACGTGGGCTGCGGCTGGGGTTCCCTGGCCGTCCACGCCGCCCGCGAGTACGGCGCCCGGGTCACCGGCGTGACACTCTCCCGCGAACAGGCCGTGTACGCCCGCAAGCGCATCGCCGACGAGGGGCTCACCGACCGGATCGAGATCCGGGTCCAGGACTACCGGGACGTCAGGGACGGTCCGTACGACGCCGTTTCGTCCATCGGCATGGCGGAACACGTCGGCCGGGTCCGCTACCGCGAGTACGCCGACCAGCTGTTCTCGCTCCTCGTGCCGGGTGGCCGGCTGCTCAACCACCAGATCGCCCGCCGCCCCGAGAAGAACGAATCGGCCTACCGGATCGACGAGTTCATCGACCGCTACGTCTTCCCGGACGGGGAGCTCGCGCCCCTCGGCCGTACCGTCGCCACCCTGGAGGACGCAGGCTTCGAGGTCCGGGACGTCCACGGGATCCGCGAGCACTATGCCCGCACCCTGCGCGCCTGGGTCGCCAACCTCGAGAAGGCGTGGCCCGAGGCCGCGCGGTCCACGTCGGTCGGCCGGGCACGGGTGTGGCGGCTCTACATGGCCGCCTCCGCCGTCTCGTTCGAGCGCAACAGGATCGGTGTCAACCAGATCCTCGCCGTGCGGACCCCCGGCAGCGGCAGCTCGGAAGTGCCGCTGCGCAGCCGCGACTGGCGCTGA
- a CDS encoding acetyl-CoA C-acetyltransferase encodes MPEAVIVSAARSPIGRAFKGSLKDVRPDDLTAEIIKAALAKVPELDPRDIDDLMLGCGLPGGEQGNNLGRIVAVQMGMDHLPGCTVTRYCSSSLQTSRMALHAIKAGEGDVFISAGVEMVSRFVKGNSDSLPDTHNPFFADAEARTAAVAETEGSTWHDPREDGLVPDAYIAMGQTAENLARLKGITRQDMDEFGVRSQNLAEEAIKNGFWEREITPVTTPDGTVVSKDDGPRAGVTLEGVQGLKPVFRPDGLVTAANCCPLNDGAAALVVMSDTKARELGLTPLARIVSTGVSGLSPEIMGLGPVEASKQALRRAGLTTSDIDLVEINEAFAAQVIPSYRDLGFDLDKVNVNGGAIAVGHPFGMTGARITGTLINSLQFHDKQFGLETMCVGGGQGMAMVIERLS; translated from the coding sequence ATGCCCGAAGCCGTGATCGTCTCTGCCGCCCGTTCCCCGATCGGCCGGGCCTTCAAGGGCTCGCTCAAGGACGTCCGCCCCGACGACCTGACCGCCGAGATCATCAAGGCCGCGCTCGCCAAGGTGCCCGAGCTCGACCCGCGTGACATCGACGACCTGATGCTCGGCTGCGGCCTCCCCGGCGGCGAGCAGGGCAACAACCTGGGCCGCATCGTGGCCGTGCAGATGGGGATGGACCACCTCCCCGGCTGCACCGTCACCCGTTACTGCTCGTCCTCGCTCCAGACCTCCCGGATGGCGCTGCACGCGATCAAGGCCGGCGAGGGCGACGTCTTCATCTCGGCGGGTGTCGAGATGGTGTCCCGCTTCGTGAAGGGCAACTCCGACAGCCTGCCGGACACGCACAACCCGTTCTTCGCCGACGCCGAGGCCCGCACGGCCGCCGTGGCGGAGACCGAGGGCTCCACGTGGCACGACCCGCGCGAGGACGGCCTGGTGCCGGACGCGTACATCGCGATGGGGCAGACCGCGGAGAACCTGGCCCGCCTCAAGGGCATCACCCGCCAGGACATGGACGAGTTCGGTGTCCGCTCGCAGAACCTCGCAGAGGAAGCCATCAAGAACGGCTTCTGGGAGCGCGAGATCACCCCGGTCACCACCCCCGACGGCACGGTCGTCAGCAAGGACGACGGTCCGCGCGCCGGAGTCACCCTCGAGGGCGTCCAGGGGCTCAAGCCCGTCTTCCGCCCCGACGGTCTGGTCACCGCCGCCAACTGCTGCCCGCTGAACGACGGCGCCGCCGCGCTCGTCGTCATGAGCGACACCAAGGCCCGCGAGCTCGGCCTGACGCCGCTCGCCCGGATCGTCTCCACCGGTGTCTCCGGCCTCTCCCCCGAGATCATGGGTCTCGGCCCCGTCGAGGCGTCCAAGCAGGCGCTGAGGCGCGCGGGGCTGACCACCTCGGACATCGACCTGGTCGAGATCAACGAGGCGTTCGCCGCGCAGGTCATCCCCTCGTACCGCGACCTCGGCTTCGACCTGGACAAGGTCAACGTCAACGGCGGCGCGATCGCGGTCGGCCACCCCTTCGGCATGACCGGCGCGCGGATCACGGGCACGCTGATCAACAGCCTCCAGTTCCACGACAAGCAGTTCGGCCTCGAGACGATGTGCGTGGGCGGCGGCCAGGGCATGGCGATGGTCATCGAGCGGCTGAGCTGA
- a CDS encoding DUF4287 domain-containing protein — MSQVFSEQTHRNLLSRIPECTGRDISDWLRTVDEGPSLFNFEEKVSWLRGEHDLAYGHAKAIIHEYDLRRAARKLL, encoded by the coding sequence ATGTCCCAAGTCTTCTCCGAACAGACCCACCGAAATCTGCTCTCCCGAATCCCCGAGTGCACCGGTCGTGACATCTCCGACTGGCTCCGCACCGTCGACGAAGGACCGTCTCTCTTCAATTTCGAGGAGAAGGTCAGCTGGCTCCGGGGCGAACACGACCTCGCGTACGGACATGCGAAGGCGATCATCCACGAGTACGACCTGAGGCGGGCCGCGCGCAAGCTGCTCTAG
- a CDS encoding ABC transporter permease encodes MFRTALRNVLAHKARLLMTVLAVMLGVAFVSGTLVFTDTLGNAYRNQSAKSYDKVAVAVTTYIDPSEATKDAGIDEKTLEKIRGVDGVASAAGRVSGFAGVADQDGKLIGNGWSNTGANFAPGKDGKDGAYTFTAGEGPRQDGEIALDKDSAAKGGYKVGDTVRVATNGPVKEYTLAGVFTTEDGAVNAGGSLVLFDTAVAQQLYLRPGYFSDVTVTSEAGASDTKILAAVKPLLPKDSEAQTGKELADEQAKQIESGLSNMNTMLLAFAAIALFVGVFLIANTFTMLVAQRTKELALLRAVGASRRQVKRSVILEALVVGAVASVVGFVLGLGLATGLRSAMSTFGAKVPAGPLVVSPTAVAAALGVGVLITVLAAWLPARRAAKIPPVAAMSSVHAVATIKSLVLRNTIGGVITLLGAAAIVAGAAAGSDGRMIIGGGAFLALVGIIVLIPLLSRAVIALVRPLLHRLFGVSGKLAGQNAVRNPRRTGATASALAIGLTLVTGISVLGATMGRAVDQMTTDNIRADYMVSMAGGGALDKSALDAIEKAEGVSAVSPQQASSMEIKGNWHSASAVTPGDVEKVFALETVSGSLATLGKGQIAVDDDTAKSNGWKTGDILPAEFGPEGKKETRNLTVGAVYKGNEFLSPILVATDVVAPFEPKPYIPEIWVTMDGGATAANEQALVDALGDNPAMSVMDQQDIRNMFGGFINTALNIMYGLLAMALIIAVLGVINTLAMSVFERQQEIGMLRAIGLDRGKVKRMIRLEAVVISVFGAVVGIGLGSFLAWAIGETIRKEIPGYVLVMPWDRIGIFLLLAGVVGVLAALWPARSAAKLNMLTAIKTE; translated from the coding sequence ATGTTCCGTACCGCCCTGCGCAATGTGCTCGCGCACAAGGCCAGGCTGCTGATGACCGTGCTCGCCGTGATGCTCGGCGTGGCCTTCGTCTCCGGCACCCTGGTCTTCACCGACACCCTCGGCAACGCCTACCGCAACCAGTCCGCCAAGAGCTACGACAAGGTCGCGGTCGCCGTGACGACCTACATCGATCCGAGCGAGGCCACGAAGGACGCCGGCATCGACGAGAAGACCCTGGAGAAGATCCGGGGCGTCGACGGCGTCGCCTCCGCGGCCGGCCGGGTCTCCGGCTTCGCCGGCGTCGCCGACCAGGACGGCAAGCTCATCGGCAACGGCTGGTCCAACACCGGCGCGAACTTCGCCCCGGGCAAGGACGGCAAGGACGGCGCGTACACCTTCACCGCCGGTGAGGGCCCGCGCCAGGACGGCGAGATCGCCCTCGACAAGGACTCCGCCGCCAAGGGCGGGTACAAGGTGGGCGACACCGTGCGGGTGGCCACCAACGGCCCGGTGAAGGAGTACACCCTCGCCGGTGTCTTCACCACCGAGGACGGCGCGGTCAACGCGGGCGGCAGCCTGGTCCTGTTCGACACCGCCGTGGCCCAGCAGCTCTACCTCCGGCCCGGGTACTTCTCCGACGTCACCGTCACCTCCGAGGCCGGCGCCTCCGACACGAAGATCCTCGCGGCCGTGAAGCCGCTGCTGCCCAAGGACTCCGAGGCGCAGACCGGCAAGGAGCTGGCCGACGAGCAGGCGAAGCAGATCGAGAGCGGTCTGTCGAACATGAACACGATGCTGCTCGCGTTCGCGGCCATCGCCCTGTTCGTCGGCGTCTTCCTGATCGCCAACACCTTCACCATGCTGGTCGCCCAGCGCACCAAGGAGCTGGCGCTGCTGCGCGCCGTCGGCGCCTCCCGCCGGCAGGTCAAGCGCTCGGTGATCCTCGAGGCGCTGGTCGTCGGGGCCGTCGCCTCGGTGGTCGGTTTCGTGCTGGGCCTCGGCCTGGCGACGGGTCTGCGGTCGGCGATGAGCACCTTCGGCGCCAAGGTGCCCGCGGGACCGCTGGTCGTCTCGCCCACCGCGGTGGCCGCCGCCCTGGGCGTCGGTGTGCTGATCACGGTGCTGGCGGCATGGCTGCCCGCCCGCCGGGCCGCGAAGATCCCGCCGGTGGCGGCGATGAGCAGCGTGCATGCGGTCGCGACCATCAAGTCGCTGGTACTGCGGAACACCATCGGTGGTGTGATCACCCTGCTGGGCGCTGCCGCGATCGTCGCCGGTGCGGCGGCCGGCTCCGACGGCCGGATGATCATCGGCGGCGGCGCGTTCCTGGCGCTGGTCGGCATCATCGTCCTGATCCCGCTGCTGTCCCGCGCGGTGATCGCGCTGGTGCGGCCGCTGCTGCACCGTCTCTTCGGGGTGTCGGGCAAGCTCGCCGGGCAGAACGCGGTGCGCAACCCGCGCCGTACGGGCGCCACCGCCTCCGCGCTGGCGATCGGTCTCACTCTGGTCACCGGGATCTCGGTGCTCGGCGCCACGATGGGCCGTGCCGTCGACCAGATGACCACGGACAACATCAGGGCCGACTACATGGTCTCGATGGCCGGTGGCGGCGCGCTGGACAAGTCGGCGCTCGACGCGATCGAGAAGGCCGAGGGCGTCAGCGCCGTCTCCCCGCAGCAGGCGTCCTCGATGGAGATCAAGGGCAACTGGCACTCGGCGTCCGCGGTCACCCCGGGCGACGTGGAGAAGGTCTTCGCCCTGGAGACGGTCTCCGGCTCGCTCGCCACGCTCGGCAAGGGGCAGATCGCGGTCGACGACGACACCGCGAAGTCGAACGGCTGGAAGACCGGTGACATCCTGCCGGCCGAGTTCGGGCCGGAGGGCAAGAAGGAGACCAGGAATCTGACGGTGGGCGCCGTCTACAAGGGCAACGAGTTCCTCTCGCCGATCCTGGTCGCCACCGACGTCGTCGCCCCGTTCGAGCCGAAGCCGTACATCCCGGAGATCTGGGTGACGATGGACGGCGGCGCGACTGCGGCGAACGAGCAGGCGCTGGTCGACGCGCTGGGCGACAACCCGGCGATGAGCGTCATGGACCAGCAGGACATCCGGAACATGTTCGGCGGGTTCATCAACACGGCGCTGAACATCATGTACGGGCTGCTGGCGATGGCCCTGATCATCGCGGTGCTCGGCGTCATCAACACCCTGGCGATGTCCGTCTTCGAGCGTCAGCAGGAGATCGGCATGCTGCGGGCGATCGGCCTCGACCGCGGCAAGGTGAAGCGGATGATCCGGCTGGAGGCCGTGGTGATCTCGGTCTTCGGCGCGGTGGTCGGCATCGGTCTCGGCTCGTTCCTCGCCTGGGCGATCGGCGAGACGATCCGCAAGGAGATCCCCGGGTATGTACTGGTCATGCCGTGGGACCGGATCGGGATCTTCCTGCTGCTGGCCGGTGTGGTCGGCGTGCTGGCGGCCCTGTGGCCCGCCCGGAGCGCGGCGAAGCTGAACATGCTGACGGCGATCAAGACCGAGTAG
- a CDS encoding NAD(P)/FAD-dependent oxidoreductase gives MSTTERPRILVVGGGYVGLYAARRILKKMRYGEATVTVVDPRSYMTYQPFLPEAAAGSISPRHVVVPLRRVLPKAEVLTGRVTTIDQDRKVATVSPLVGEAYELPFDYLVIALGAISRTFPIPGLAEQGIGMKGIEEAIGLRNHVLEQLDKADSTTDEDVRRKALTFVFVGGGFAGAETIGEVEDLARDAAKYYSNVKREDMRFILVDAADKILPEVGPKLGKYGKEHLEGRGVEIYLSTSMDSCVDGHVVLKNGLEVDSNTIVWTAGVKPNPALARYGLPLGPRGHVDCSEKLQVQGTDYIWAAGDNAQVPDMAARKAGVENAWCPPNAQHALRQARVLGDNVISGMRGFPQKDYEHANKGAVAGLGLHKGVAMIVMGKMKIKLKGRLAWYMHRGYHGMAMPTWNRKIRVFADWTLAMFLKREVVSLGAMESPREEFYEAAKPAPVAAKPEAEKAKAS, from the coding sequence ATGAGCACCACGGAGCGTCCCAGGATCCTCGTTGTAGGCGGTGGGTACGTAGGCCTGTACGCAGCTCGGCGCATTCTCAAGAAGATGCGCTACGGCGAGGCGACCGTCACGGTCGTCGACCCGCGGTCGTACATGACGTACCAGCCCTTCCTCCCCGAAGCTGCTGCCGGCAGCATCTCGCCTCGGCATGTCGTCGTCCCGCTGCGACGCGTGCTGCCCAAGGCAGAGGTTCTCACCGGTCGGGTCACGACCATCGACCAGGACCGCAAGGTCGCGACGGTCTCGCCGCTCGTCGGCGAGGCGTACGAGCTGCCCTTCGACTACCTGGTGATCGCTCTCGGCGCGATCTCCCGTACCTTCCCGATCCCCGGCCTCGCCGAGCAGGGCATCGGCATGAAGGGCATCGAAGAGGCCATCGGCCTTCGCAACCACGTGCTCGAGCAGTTGGACAAGGCCGACTCGACGACCGACGAGGACGTCCGCCGCAAGGCGCTGACCTTCGTCTTCGTCGGCGGCGGCTTCGCCGGCGCCGAGACCATAGGCGAGGTCGAGGACCTGGCCCGTGACGCGGCGAAGTACTACAGCAACGTCAAGCGCGAGGACATGCGGTTCATCCTCGTCGACGCCGCCGACAAGATCCTTCCCGAGGTCGGCCCCAAGCTGGGCAAGTACGGCAAGGAGCACCTCGAGGGTCGCGGGGTCGAGATCTACCTCTCCACCTCCATGGACTCGTGCGTCGACGGCCACGTCGTGCTGAAGAACGGCCTCGAGGTCGACTCCAACACGATCGTGTGGACCGCCGGTGTGAAGCCGAACCCGGCGCTGGCCCGCTACGGCCTGCCGCTCGGCCCCCGCGGCCACGTGGACTGCAGCGAGAAGCTCCAGGTCCAGGGCACCGACTACATCTGGGCCGCCGGCGACAACGCCCAGGTCCCGGACATGGCCGCCCGCAAGGCCGGTGTCGAGAACGCCTGGTGCCCGCCGAACGCCCAGCACGCGCTGCGCCAGGCGAGGGTCCTCGGCGACAACGTCATCTCCGGGATGCGCGGCTTCCCGCAGAAGGACTACGAGCACGCGAACAAGGGTGCGGTCGCCGGTCTCGGCCTGCACAAGGGCGTCGCGATGATCGTCATGGGCAAGATGAAGATCAAGCTCAAGGGCCGGCTCGCCTGGTACATGCACCGTGGCTACCACGGCATGGCCATGCCGACCTGGAACCGCAAGATCCGCGTGTTCGCCGACTGGACGCTGGCGATGTTCCTCAAGCGCGAGGTCGTCTCCCTCGGCGCGATGGAGAGCCCCCGCGAGGAGTTCTACGAGGCCGCGAAGCCGGCTCCGGTCGCCGCCAAGCCGGAGGCCGAGAAGGCCAAGGCCTCCTAG